Proteins encoded in a region of the Micromonas commoda chromosome 10, complete sequence genome:
- a CDS encoding predicted protein produces MEDDALAGNRLFLLAGESLKVPFKFQSFDAEPAKDSDSSDIKRGAPDEGLHLRSRAVAVHFVNADDGTSASVLHVDIRPRAMTVARTFRFQTAENEFFKERLPPPPGVATRDASGRGCLAVRASDPAVAATVVTTESEEDGEVDEVALRYKCGEGSVAFYVCVYADSFLGKLAAVWRVFVHATPKVDVSSLVGQSSHASVVVQGGVATRRVAAFCSHPDELQVSPDRLTLPPGALTELQLAFRPLIPGRLDVAVHLVDLEKGELVHSRLVATDARGPVVSKTFDVDAAPGARAHKKITYTNPYARPRTFHLRCTHPLLLHFRPDSLHLPAGGSRPMGLTFEPAEDWERATRGAGGVRGGPAEVLVFINDEDDATEECFRIRVNADPR; encoded by the coding sequence atggaggacgacgccctcgccgggaACAGGCtgttcctcctcgcgggcgagtcTCTCAAGGTGCCCTTCAAGTTTCAGTCCTTCGACGCGGAGCCCGCCAAAGACTCGGATTCGAGCGACATCAAACGCGGCGCACCGGACGAGGGTCTGCACCTTCGGTCcagggccgtcgccgtgcacttcgtcaacgccgacgacgggacgtccgcgtcggtgctcCACGTGGACATCCGGCCGAGGGCCATgacggtggcgaggacgTTTAGGTTCCAAACCGCGGAGAATGAGTTTTTCAAGGAGCGactgcccccgccgcctggcgtggcgacgcgggacgcgagcggccgGGGATgcctcgccgtgcgcgcctcggatcccgccgtcgccgccacggTGGTCACCAccgagtccgaggaggacggcgaggttgacgaggtTGCGTTGAGGTACAAGTGCGGCGAGGGCAGTGTCGCGTTTTACGTCTGCGTGTACGCCGACTCGTTCCTCGGTAAACTCGCGGCTGTTTGGCGAGTGTTCGTGCACGCCACGCCCAAGGTGGACGTGTCGTCGCTGGTGGGCCAGTCGAGCCACGCGAGTGTCGTGGTTCAGGGGGGCGTCGCCACCCGCAGGGTGGCGGCGTTTTGTTCGCACCCCGACGAGCTCCAGGTTTCCCCCGACAGGCTCACGctgccgccgggcgcgctcACCGAGTTACAGCTCGCGTTCCGACCGCTGATACCGGGCAGgctggacgtcgccgtgcaccTCGTCGACCTGGAGAAGGGCGAGCTGGTGCACTCGCGGTTGGTCgccacggacgcgagggggCCGGTGGTGAGCAAGacgttcgacgtcgacgccgcgcccggagctcgagcgcacAAGAAGATCACGTACACCAACCCGTACGCGAGACCGAGGACGTTTCACCTGCGATGCACGCATCCCCTGCTGCTGCACTTCAGGCCGGACAGCCTGCACCTGCCCGCGGGTGGGTCGAGGCCGATGGGACTGACGTTCGAACCGGCGGAGGATTGggagagggcgacgcggggcgcgggtggggtTCGAGGCGGGCCCGCGGAGGTTTTGGTCTTCAtcaacgacgaggacgacgcgacggaggagtgCTTCAGGATACGCGTCAACGCGGATCCGCGATGA